One window from the genome of Treponema sp. OMZ 838 encodes:
- a CDS encoding chromosome segregation SMC family protein, whose protein sequence is MFLKSLEIFGFKSFADRTRIEFAEGITALLGPNGCGKSNVVDAMKWVLGEQASKTLRAEKMEDVIFNGTESRKALNVAEVTLTISNENGLLNLEVSEIAIKRRLYRSGESEYFINNTPVRLKELRELFWDTGVGKAAYSVMEQGKIDQILSSKPEDRRYLFEEAAGITRFKVRRAEAERKLQKTEENMRQVEGVLGEVRRSYDVLKVQAEKTVKHRSLRDAIFEHDLDIQLLRLKKFTDDYAQREESIKEAKAKRDDVQAKIDSIHTMLSENMDEVNSLEKKLDEHQKEIYGLAIEKRGKENQARLQAERQTELKTKLGQLELRKTGLEERIENLEEDADEQDAKVHDFQKKVQDIQKNIDDFEESLRLASQKITDNDTTRMTLQEQIEELDKKRAGMEVELRAITEDIVTELDKNLSAAGYSAQGRSKLEKQVFDCISQIKVLLNGRKNIFSDFAALSDHTEKGTAQFAQNAVQSFTELLGLTESLETYLQEYKKSSASFIDDFLAPEGIITQKRSIDAAIEANRNTIEEKRKNIADLHTENEQLAVKINEYRKTLEDLRIHKTKMKAESDAAEQQAAFLRKELTVQQNALRDLENELYTEQKRFDEIKEQLLEIEGEIASIDRKGRQLTEALEQLEKEIASRNNELSSNEGTLKTLNAELAKHNSLIEKYYVDTATLEIEIKNVKDNFRETHSRELMEFEERMYKITASSMDLRTELAELRRQLKELGSVNLMAPEEFQEVKTRFDFLTGQIGDLDKARSDLQRITDEIKAESTELFLVTYNKIKKNFHNMFRRLFGGGRAEIKLTDPKQVLESGIEIFAQPPGKKLENISLLSGGEKSMTAVALLFATYMVKPSPFCLLDEIDAALDEQNVSRFVTALSGFANVSQYIVITHNKKTVLGANTMLGVTMEESGVSKLIAIKLDNDIELLKQEKAEEDADTFIEEDVEPEEGIYIPSRPPKRRHTTQEEQPDEHHGNDSDA, encoded by the coding sequence GTGTTTCTTAAAAGTCTTGAAATATTCGGATTTAAATCGTTTGCGGATAGGACGCGGATAGAATTTGCGGAAGGTATTACCGCCTTGCTCGGCCCGAACGGCTGCGGTAAAAGCAATGTCGTCGATGCGATGAAGTGGGTACTGGGTGAGCAGGCGTCAAAAACGCTCCGTGCGGAGAAGATGGAAGACGTTATCTTTAACGGTACCGAGTCGCGAAAGGCACTCAATGTGGCGGAAGTTACGCTGACTATCAGCAACGAAAACGGATTATTAAATCTTGAAGTAAGTGAAATTGCCATAAAGCGCAGGCTCTACCGGTCGGGAGAAAGCGAATATTTTATCAATAATACGCCGGTGCGGCTCAAAGAGCTGCGGGAGCTTTTTTGGGATACGGGTGTCGGAAAGGCGGCGTATTCAGTCATGGAGCAGGGAAAGATCGACCAAATTCTTTCCAGCAAGCCGGAAGACCGCCGCTATTTGTTTGAAGAAGCTGCCGGTATTACGCGGTTTAAAGTACGCCGCGCCGAAGCGGAGCGCAAACTGCAAAAGACCGAAGAAAATATGCGTCAAGTGGAAGGCGTATTGGGAGAGGTACGCCGCTCGTATGACGTTCTAAAGGTGCAAGCGGAAAAGACCGTCAAGCACCGGTCGCTGCGAGATGCCATCTTTGAACACGACCTCGATATACAGCTGCTGCGCCTTAAAAAATTCACCGACGACTACGCGCAGCGCGAAGAAAGCATAAAAGAAGCAAAAGCAAAGCGCGACGACGTGCAAGCAAAAATCGATTCCATCCATACGATGCTTTCCGAGAACATGGACGAAGTAAACAGCTTGGAAAAGAAGCTCGACGAGCATCAAAAAGAGATTTACGGGCTCGCCATCGAAAAACGCGGAAAGGAAAATCAGGCGCGCTTACAGGCGGAGCGGCAAACCGAGCTTAAAACCAAACTCGGTCAGCTGGAGTTGCGCAAGACAGGGCTTGAAGAGCGTATCGAAAACCTTGAAGAGGACGCCGACGAGCAGGATGCGAAAGTGCACGACTTCCAAAAGAAGGTGCAGGATATTCAGAAAAACATCGACGACTTTGAAGAAAGCCTCCGGCTCGCCTCGCAGAAGATTACCGACAACGACACCACCCGTATGACGCTGCAGGAACAGATTGAAGAACTCGATAAAAAACGAGCCGGTATGGAAGTCGAACTCCGCGCCATCACCGAAGACATCGTTACGGAGCTGGATAAAAACCTTTCCGCAGCAGGCTATTCGGCGCAGGGACGCAGCAAGCTGGAAAAACAGGTGTTCGACTGCATCAGCCAAATAAAGGTGCTGCTGAACGGCCGTAAGAATATCTTTTCAGACTTTGCCGCGTTAAGCGATCATACCGAAAAAGGGACCGCGCAGTTTGCTCAAAATGCCGTACAGTCGTTTACGGAACTGCTCGGTTTAACGGAATCGTTGGAAACGTATTTACAGGAGTACAAAAAATCGTCCGCAAGTTTTATCGACGATTTTTTAGCGCCGGAAGGTATCATCACTCAAAAGCGCAGTATCGACGCTGCAATCGAAGCCAATCGGAATACGATAGAAGAAAAACGAAAAAACATCGCGGATCTGCACACCGAAAACGAACAGCTCGCGGTCAAAATCAATGAGTACCGGAAAACGCTGGAAGACCTGCGCATCCATAAAACCAAGATGAAGGCGGAATCCGATGCAGCCGAACAGCAAGCGGCGTTTTTGCGGAAGGAATTGACGGTACAGCAGAACGCACTCCGAGACCTTGAAAACGAACTGTATACGGAGCAAAAACGCTTTGACGAGATCAAAGAGCAGCTGCTCGAAATCGAAGGGGAAATCGCCTCGATAGACCGCAAGGGGCGGCAGCTGACCGAAGCGCTTGAGCAGCTGGAAAAAGAAATCGCCTCCCGCAACAACGAGCTTTCGAGCAACGAAGGAACGCTTAAAACGCTCAATGCGGAACTTGCCAAGCATAATTCGCTCATCGAAAAATACTACGTCGATACGGCGACCCTCGAAATCGAGATTAAGAACGTCAAAGATAACTTTAGGGAAACCCATTCGCGCGAATTGATGGAGTTTGAGGAGCGGATGTATAAAATCACCGCTTCTTCCATGGATTTACGAACCGAACTCGCGGAGCTGCGCCGCCAGCTGAAAGAACTCGGCAGCGTCAACCTGATGGCTCCCGAAGAATTTCAAGAAGTAAAAACCCGATTCGATTTTTTGACCGGACAGATCGGCGACCTCGATAAAGCCCGATCTGATTTGCAGCGAATTACCGATGAAATAAAGGCGGAGTCTACCGAACTGTTCCTTGTTACCTACAATAAAATCAAGAAGAACTTCCACAATATGTTTAGGCGGCTCTTCGGCGGCGGCAGGGCGGAAATCAAACTGACCGATCCAAAGCAGGTACTTGAGTCGGGTATCGAGATTTTCGCGCAGCCTCCGGGGAAAAAGCTGGAGAATATCAGCCTCTTGTCGGGCGGTGAAAAATCCATGACGGCGGTGGCGCTCCTTTTTGCGACCTACATGGTTAAGCCTTCCCCGTTCTGCCTCTTGGACGAGATAGATGCAGCGCTGGACGAGCAGAACGTCAGCCGCTTCGTTACGGCTCTATCCGGCTTTGCGAATGTCAGCCAATATATCGTCATCACCCATAACAAAAAAACGGTACTCGGCGCAAACACCATGCTCGGTGTTACGATGGAGGAATCCGGCGTCTCCAAACTCATTGCAATCAAATTGGACAATGATATTGAGTTATTAAAGCAGGAGAAAGCGGAAGAAGATGCCGATACTTTTATAGAAGAGGATGTAGAGCCGGAAGAAGGCATCTACATTCCCTCACGGCCGCCGAAGCGACGACATACAACTCAGGAGGAACAGCCGGATGAACATCATGGAAACGATTCGGACGCATAA
- a CDS encoding DbpA RNA binding domain-containing protein, translating to MVKQTPALNEEQITAFLKEVVETVKTEEDPDVLNAYRKIFRKNVPFTLRSYIAAYLIKEFEGSSFPRSKPYSRRPNPRFGDRSRGYVSDRPPVERPMLDPSESVSIFMSIGRSRRVFPRDIITLLIQNADISRERIGDIRILDNYSFVQVMNEDADKIIEKLNDFPYRGKNISVSYSRKPEAEEIITETVIETTGSDAE from the coding sequence GTGGTAAAACAGACACCCGCATTAAATGAAGAACAAATCACCGCATTTCTTAAAGAAGTAGTAGAAACCGTTAAGACGGAAGAAGATCCCGATGTTCTTAACGCTTATCGTAAGATTTTTAGAAAGAACGTACCCTTTACACTGCGTTCTTACATTGCCGCCTATCTAATCAAAGAATTTGAAGGTTCATCCTTCCCCCGCTCGAAACCGTATAGCCGGCGTCCGAATCCCCGCTTCGGCGATCGTTCACGGGGATATGTTTCCGACCGCCCGCCGGTAGAACGCCCGATGCTCGATCCGTCTGAATCGGTAAGTATCTTTATGAGCATCGGTAGAAGCCGCCGTGTGTTTCCCCGTGATATTATTACGCTGCTCATCCAAAATGCGGATATAAGCCGCGAACGAATCGGCGATATCCGTATTCTCGACAATTACTCATTCGTGCAGGTTATGAATGAAGATGCGGATAAGATAATCGAGAAGCTCAATGATTTTCCGTACCGCGGTAAAAATATTTCCGTAAGCTATTCCCGTAAACCGGAAGCGGAAGAGATCATTACCGAAACCGTTATCGAAACAACCGGAAGCGATGCGGAATAA
- a CDS encoding LPS export ABC transporter periplasmic protein LptC: MKLWPVLIIFIYTACSFNYQELPEQTAPQPDMIFTNVTLKRYENAIVDLSVYAQELEMYDEEKIWAGKHISFVQYDNKTQKESMKGQTGILYIDEKAEEYSLGETVSFQLIEDDFSIRSPALIWKKKKTSYRRLLMKR; the protein is encoded by the coding sequence ATGAAGCTGTGGCCTGTCCTTATTATCTTTATCTACACAGCGTGCTCGTTTAATTATCAGGAACTGCCTGAACAAACGGCGCCTCAACCTGATATGATATTTACAAACGTTACATTAAAACGATACGAGAATGCGATCGTCGATTTAAGCGTGTATGCGCAAGAGCTCGAAATGTATGATGAGGAAAAAATTTGGGCGGGCAAGCATATCAGTTTTGTCCAGTATGATAACAAAACACAAAAAGAGTCTATGAAGGGGCAAACCGGTATTTTATACATCGATGAAAAAGCTGAAGAGTACTCGCTTGGCGAAACGGTATCCTTTCAGCTGATTGAAGATGATTTTTCTATCCGAAGCCCCGCCCTTATATGGAAAAAAAAGAAAACCTCTTATCGGCGCCTGCTGATGAAACGGTAA
- a CDS encoding YifB family Mg chelatase-like AAA ATPase, which produces MTIMSFASFGYEGEIIKVEADLRRGLPIIDIVGLPGSAVKEARERMRAAIGNSDLPFPQERILINLSPADQKKEGSGFDLPIALAVLQAECALDMPVMVIGELELSGRVRPVRGVLGALISGSAAGIEYFIVPKENEAEARIQQGVRIFGVETLREALECLYAIEAELRVENNSESNGGDKNSGAPAREAIGHTGNSISTAASWSEPSQADAAANTGTGGFFEEVYGQGELIRALHIAAAGGHSVLAYGPPGCGKTLSMQRFASLLPDLDPKTAEEVTHIYSIAGLLPSMRGHDVRIKRPPFRMPHPNASLEGMIGGAGKCMPGEISLAHGGTLFLDEAVQFKQTVLQTLRAPLETGTVTLSRAGRATTFPARFQLLMALNSCPCGNLGADGKVCTCMPAVVEQYWKKLTAPLIDRIDLRIPVFPTQAYGLPEKPCYNTADMRKKIAASDNIQRERYAAYMRKGLSGGAAAGTPVHNKTVDSNLAGTAQSAAQLSYKNVHLTPSALSALCPLTGEAERIFTHNAEKRELSGRGSHAILKIARTIADLAQEEVIAAPHIEEAIRLREWSSFLPFFMH; this is translated from the coding sequence ATGACTATTATGAGTTTTGCCTCCTTCGGCTATGAAGGGGAGATTATCAAGGTTGAAGCGGATTTGCGGCGCGGACTGCCGATTATCGATATTGTCGGACTGCCGGGTTCCGCAGTGAAGGAGGCGCGGGAACGGATGCGCGCTGCTATCGGTAATTCTGATTTGCCTTTCCCGCAAGAACGGATACTGATTAATTTAAGCCCTGCCGACCAGAAAAAAGAAGGCAGCGGGTTTGACCTACCGATTGCCCTTGCCGTATTGCAGGCAGAGTGTGCGCTCGATATGCCGGTTATGGTCATCGGAGAGCTGGAACTATCGGGGAGGGTACGGCCGGTTCGGGGTGTATTAGGAGCTTTGATTTCGGGATCTGCCGCCGGAATCGAGTACTTTATCGTACCGAAAGAAAATGAAGCGGAAGCCCGTATCCAGCAAGGCGTACGCATATTCGGTGTTGAAACGTTGCGGGAAGCTTTGGAATGCCTCTATGCGATTGAAGCGGAGCTGCGTGTGGAAAACAATAGCGAATCAAACGGCGGCGACAAAAACAGCGGCGCACCGGCACGGGAAGCTATCGGACACACAGGCAACTCGATTTCCACAGCCGCTTCATGGTCGGAACCGAGTCAAGCGGATGCCGCGGCAAATACGGGTACGGGCGGCTTTTTTGAGGAGGTGTACGGGCAAGGCGAGCTGATACGGGCATTGCATATTGCGGCGGCAGGCGGGCACAGCGTGCTCGCCTACGGGCCGCCCGGCTGCGGTAAAACGCTTTCAATGCAGCGCTTTGCCAGCTTACTACCCGACCTAGACCCGAAAACAGCGGAAGAAGTTACCCATATCTATAGCATCGCAGGTCTTTTACCGAGTATGCGCGGTCATGATGTGCGGATTAAACGCCCGCCGTTTAGAATGCCGCATCCGAATGCCAGCCTTGAAGGAATGATCGGAGGCGCGGGAAAGTGTATGCCCGGCGAAATCTCCCTTGCGCACGGCGGAACCCTTTTTTTGGACGAAGCCGTACAATTTAAACAAACGGTACTGCAAACGCTCCGTGCGCCGCTGGAGACGGGAACCGTCACTTTGAGCCGTGCCGGCAGGGCAACTACCTTCCCTGCCCGCTTCCAGCTGCTTATGGCGCTCAACTCATGCCCATGCGGAAATCTCGGCGCAGACGGTAAGGTATGCACGTGTATGCCCGCCGTGGTTGAACAATACTGGAAAAAACTGACAGCACCGTTGATTGACCGCATCGACTTGCGGATTCCGGTGTTTCCGACTCAAGCATACGGGCTGCCGGAAAAGCCGTGTTACAATACCGCCGATATGCGCAAAAAAATCGCGGCTTCGGATAACATACAAAGAGAACGGTATGCCGCATATATGCGTAAAGGATTAAGCGGCGGAGCGGCGGCGGGAACACCTGTACACAACAAGACGGTAGACTCCAACCTCGCCGGTACTGCGCAATCGGCAGCACAGCTATCCTACAAAAACGTACATCTAACTCCGTCAGCCCTGTCGGCATTGTGTCCGCTGACCGGCGAGGCGGAGCGTATTTTTACCCATAATGCCGAAAAAAGAGAACTTTCGGGAAGGGGCAGCCATGCCATTTTAAAGATTGCACGTACCATTGCCGACCTCGCACAGGAAGAAGTCATTGCGGCACCGCACATCGAAGAAGCAATCCGTCTCCGCGAATGGAGCTCCTTTTTACCGTTTTTTATGCACTGA